The Elaeis guineensis isolate ETL-2024a chromosome 14, EG11, whole genome shotgun sequence genomic sequence ATGTAGCCCGATAGTGGATGAACCAGATAATTTCTTGTGTTGTATTGTTGTACTTATGGGCTTCTCTTTGgttcttttatttctttatatatttatatatcttgattgtggatgatttgatctaattcattAATTTATTAGTGAGCTGTGATCTTATTGTATTGATTCCATCATTGCCATCCTCTACGCAAACGAGATCCTAAAGAACGGCAAATCCTAGCTGTATCAATTTTCATAGTCATGTGCTGTATGGAGATTAAATATTACTTCAACCTACTATTTTTCACCATAATATATTGTTAGGAagtgatgtaaaatttttttaagaaaataatctTAAAATTCTTACATAACTATTCGAATCATACGAAAGCACTTAATCAACTTTAGAAACTATTTACAAATATGTGACATTGAAGAAGCAGTAAATGAAGCCTGTTCTAAATCCAAGGGATATCTAAGTAATTTGACGTTGTTATTACTGTTACAATAGAGGGTTCAGAGGAGATAATTATCTGGTTTAGCCTGGTCTGTGGAATGCTTTCGTGCGGGTCCCGCTTCCGTCAGCGATTTCTCGTTTCCGTCCCTGCCGGAGGCTTCTCTTTCCATCAGATTCACGACGTCGCTAACGTGGCACCATCTTACTGGCTGACTGTACGTCTCGGATCAAATTGAAATCCTGCTGGCTCCCGCGGCGGCGCTGGGAGACGTAACCAAACACCATCCCAGCCCTTCCATCACATCTCATGTTGACCCATCGAATGAGCTGCATCGTTTTGCTGGCGTTCGCATGACGCCCTCCCCTTCCCCCTAACCCAGCCCACAGGAATTGCTCGTTTGGTTCCGTCGAAACCACCGATCCCTTTCCCTCTGTGATTAGGTCCAAGTAGGCGACCATACAAACACCAAATCTGACCCATTGAAATTAGATCAGACGGCTACACTAACGAACCCACACGGATTACAGCGTGTATCGTAAGGACCCCACACCCGCGCCCCATCCGCCGTGGTAGAGCCAGTAGTACGACTGACCCCCACGCCACCGcgtccaaaccctaaccctaaccctggtTTTAAACCCGATCCCCCAGATCCGGACCCAAACCCCATCTCCAAGAGCTCGAAACAAAGCTTTGAAAAAGAGCAGCGGCAGCCATGCCTTCGGCcgaagaggaagaggagcgcgCCGTCTTCGAggacgacgacgacgacgacgacgatgACGACTTGGTCGGCGACGACACCGAGGAGGACGAAGAGGAGGACTACGAGGACGACGACGCCGAGGCGGCGCCACCGCTGACTGTCGCGTccgcgcctcctcctcctcctgcccCCGCCAACCCTGCGGCGGCGGAGGAGAACCTCAACGACTCCAccccctccacctcctcctcctcggaCCGCGCGGCCCCAAATCCTAAGCCTAACCTTTGCGCCACCGCAGATCCCCAGAACGGTGCCATCCCCGTCCTTCCAATCTCCGCCGCCGCCCCTGCCGCTGCCGCGGCGGGTAGCCTTTTCACGCCGTCCTCCTCCGATCCCGTTCCCCAGCCCTCTGCGGACGGTAAGCCGGTCCCCGTCGCCGTCGCCGCCGTCGGCGGCGGATACGACGACTCCCGGCGGCTTTTTCAGAGGCTATGGACCGACGAGGACGAGATCACGATCCTGAAGGGGTTTCTGGAGTTCACGTCGCGGCGGGGCACCACTTTCGCCTCCCACCAGTACGACACCGGCCCCTTCTACGAGGAGATCAAGAAGCAGCTCCAGCTCGAGTTCACCAAGAACCAGCTCATCGAGAAGCTCCGCCGGCTCAAGAAGAAATACCGGAACGTCGTCGGCCGGATGCGGTCCATGGGAAAAGATTTCGCCTTCAAGAGCCCCCATGAGCAAGCCATCCATGACATAGCTCGCAATATCTGGAGTGCCAACGTCAAGAGGGCTCGCGACAGCGACGATGATGACCTCAACACGCCGAACAATGCCTCCTATACCATCGAAGCTACCTCCG encodes the following:
- the LOC105036072 gene encoding probable transcription factor At5g28040, which produces MPSAEEEEERAVFEDDDDDDDDDDLVGDDTEEDEEEDYEDDDAEAAPPLTVASAPPPPPAPANPAAAEENLNDSTPSTSSSSDRAAPNPKPNLCATADPQNGAIPVLPISAAAPAAAAAGSLFTPSSSDPVPQPSADGKPVPVAVAAVGGGYDDSRRLFQRLWTDEDEITILKGFLEFTSRRGTTFASHQYDTGPFYEEIKKQLQLEFTKNQLIEKLRRLKKKYRNVVGRMRSMGKDFAFKSPHEQAIHDIARNIWSANVKRARDSDDDDLNTPNNASYTIEATSAADGAMNSERRMSRSRRRFRRGTAEEAAAPTVGVPVENSVPATQVASSEAAAIPGIIEETVKSCLSPLFKELIYSATGGPLGGGAALLGLGLGGVGAALSPLPLSLGGSPASVPASGTPVDEKWKQQHILELEVYLKRIELVRDRIKSTLEELKSSGS